A DNA window from Hydra vulgaris chromosome 13, alternate assembly HydraT2T_AEP contains the following coding sequences:
- the LOC136089283 gene encoding acyl-coenzyme A thioesterase 3-like, with protein MAYIPQIVVEPKNSLVINPVRIFGNNFKPESTVTIVASVFSKPENISFNSFAHIIISCDGSFDLSKTESLGGTYTGVHQMGLFWSMINEPNSFNRLQCADPSIPLEYEFKVYNSHVNTFVDKNLVCTTNATRHMLTKDVSRKFIKYGRIRGILFCPPGNGPFPAVITLYGGTKKQLPIQDVSAILVNNGYVSLALAYFNVDDLPKVYGNLDIEYFEEAVVFLQNLPVVNKSSIGVYGISKGGSVALAMASFLPQIKSVVSMNGSLHSIGGYTKYNGVTIPKLVYKDETYFKVSKYDTIVGSFLHANIPLNDPSLIPFERSKSHILFVVSLDDSSVNVEHYLKILNIKISSAKTNNLKVITCDGMGHLVDAPYMPVCVCAPSVEYPEIFVEYGGRNIQAHALAQINVWKYVIDFFDSSLKIPLSSL; from the coding sequence atggcTTATATACCGCAAATAGTAGTAGAGCCTAAAAATTCACTTGTTATTAATCCAGTAAGAATATTTGGAAATAACTTCAAACCCGAATCAACAGTTACAATAGTTGCATCAGTATTCAGCAAGCCAGAGAATATTTCCTTTAATTCTTTTGCTCATATAATTATCTCATGTGATGGTTCTTTTGACTTAAGCAAGACAGAATCATTAGGAGGAACATATACAGGTGTTCATCAAATGGGATTGTTTTGGTCAATGATAAACGAaccaaatagttttaatagacTGCAATGTGCTGATCCAAGTATTCCTTTAGAATATGAGTTTAAGGTTTACAATTCTCATGTTAATACATTTGTTGACAAAAACTTGGTTTGTACGACTAATGCAACTCGACATATGTTAACTAAAGATGTTTCTAGGAAATTCATTAAATACGGTAGAATTCGTGGCATTTTATTCTGTCCTCCCGGAAATGGTCCATTTCCAGCTGTCATTACATTATATGGTGGAACTAAAAAGCAGCTGCCAATTCAAGATGTGTCTGCAATTCTTGTAAATAATGGTTATGTATCATTGGCATTAGCTTATTTTAACGTAGATGATCTTCCAAAAGTTTATGGCAACCTAGATATAGAATATTTTGAAGAGGCTGTTGTATTTCTTCAAAATCTTCCAGTTGTGAATAAAAGTTCAATTGGAGTGTATGGGATATCTAAAGGGGGAAGTGTGGCTTTAGCAATGGCTTCATTTTTACCACAAATTAAATCTGTTGTTAGTATGAATGGAAGTCTTCATAGTATTGGCggatatacaaaatataatggAGTCACTATTCCTAAACTTGTGTACAAAgatgaaacttattttaaagttagtaaaTATGACACAATTGTAGGCAGTTTTTTACATGCCAATATACCATTAAATGATCCATCCCTAATTCCTTTTGAAAGATCAAAAAGTCATATATTATTTGTTGTGAGTCTTGATGATAGTTCTGTAAATGTTGAACATTatctaaaaattctaaatatcaaaattagttcagctaaaacaaataacttaaaagttattACTTGTGACGGTATGGGTCATTTAGTTGATGCTCCATATATGCCAGTTTGTGTTTGTGCACCTTCTGTTGAGTATCCAGAAATTTTCGTTGAATATGGTGGGAGAAATATTCAAGCACATGCTTTGGcacaaataaatgtttggaaatatgttatagatttttttgataGTAGTTTAAAGATTCCTTTAAGTTCTTTGTAG